From a region of the Helicobacter hepaticus ATCC 51449 genome:
- a CDS encoding ABC transporter ATP-binding protein, with the protein MRTILEFFKKFFPYIKGHKLSFAIAIIASLVVGLCTAGTAYLIDPLLDTLSGKVPRANPFFSFDELAQNNTLTFAMMFMIIGTYLGKSLGTYVQAYFMNFIGQDIVRQVRDRMLRHMLSLEMVFFNKMRNGELMARITNDIGIIRSAVSNYITEFIRESITIIGLVAIVIYQSPKYALIGLVIVPLALIPINLIIKKLKKYSRNIMEKNADITAKLHEIFNNIEVIKASNGERLELKKFKLQNLTFLKISMKAVRVGELITPLMELLGAIMLALVVYMAIIDISKGELSVAQFSSFAGALLFIYTPLKRLVNLYGQMQSAIVASDRIFEILNQTQQIRDGGIQLQAPINEIIFKDVHFRYNEETHALKGISMCFAKNKITALVGKSGSGKSSIINLLLRLYEADSGEVLINSQNIKNYTQKSVRNNMAVVTQRIFIFNDSILHNVAYGSKIDEKKVIEALKFAHAWDFVQEMPQGIHTILDEFGSNLSGGQRQRIAIARAIYKNPEVLILDEATSALDSQTEEAIKESIEHLRHNKIIIIVAHRPSTIELADEVLHLQLGQIIKQETRSKK; encoded by the coding sequence ATGAGAACAATTCTTGAATTTTTTAAAAAGTTTTTTCCTTATATCAAAGGACATAAACTTTCTTTTGCAATCGCCATTATTGCTTCACTTGTTGTAGGATTATGCACGGCTGGAACTGCTTATCTTATTGACCCTTTGCTTGATACACTCTCTGGCAAAGTTCCACGTGCTAATCCATTCTTCAGCTTTGATGAGTTAGCTCAAAATAATACATTAACATTTGCGATGATGTTTATGATTATTGGCACTTATTTGGGAAAATCTCTTGGCACTTATGTGCAAGCTTATTTTATGAATTTTATTGGACAAGATATCGTGCGACAAGTGCGTGATAGAATGCTTAGACATATGCTTTCGCTTGAAATGGTGTTTTTTAATAAAATGCGTAATGGTGAGCTTATGGCGAGAATCACGAATGATATTGGTATCATTCGTTCAGCCGTTTCAAACTATATTACAGAATTTATCCGAGAAAGCATTACAATTATTGGGCTTGTAGCGATTGTCATTTATCAAAGTCCCAAATATGCACTCATTGGGTTAGTTATTGTGCCCTTAGCTCTCATACCTATCAATCTGATTATCAAAAAACTTAAAAAATATTCACGCAATATAATGGAAAAAAATGCAGATATTACCGCTAAACTTCACGAAATCTTCAATAATATAGAAGTCATTAAAGCGAGTAATGGGGAGCGATTGGAGCTTAAAAAATTTAAACTTCAAAATCTCACTTTTCTTAAAATCAGTATGAAAGCTGTGCGAGTAGGAGAATTAATTACCCCTCTTATGGAGCTTTTAGGGGCTATTATGCTTGCATTGGTCGTATATATGGCAATTATTGATATTTCCAAAGGAGAACTTAGTGTAGCACAATTCTCATCTTTCGCAGGTGCGTTGCTTTTTATCTACACACCACTAAAGAGACTTGTTAATCTCTATGGACAAATGCAATCTGCCATTGTTGCAAGTGATAGAATCTTTGAGATTCTCAATCAAACTCAACAAATCCGTGATGGTGGGATACAACTCCAAGCCCCAATAAATGAAATTATTTTTAAAGATGTGCATTTTCGTTATAACGAAGAAACCCACGCACTTAAGGGCATAAGTATGTGCTTTGCAAAAAATAAAATCACTGCTCTTGTAGGTAAAAGTGGAAGTGGAAAAAGCTCAATTATCAATTTGCTTTTGCGTCTTTATGAAGCCGATAGTGGAGAGGTGCTTATCAACAGCCAAAACATTAAAAACTATACACAAAAAAGTGTGCGCAATAATATGGCAGTAGTTACACAAAGAATTTTTATATTTAATGATAGTATTTTACATAATGTTGCTTATGGTAGCAAAATAGATGAAAAAAAAGTCATTGAAGCTCTCAAATTTGCTCACGCGTGGGATTTTGTGCAAGAAATGCCTCAAGGAATACATACTATCCTTGATGAATTTGGCTCAAATCTTAGTGGCGGGCAACGTCAAAGAATTGCCATTGCACGCGCAATTTATAAGAATCCTGAAGTGCTTATCCTTGATGAAGCTACTTCTGCACTTGATTCACAAACTGAAGAGGCAATTAAAGAAAGTATAGAGCATCTAAGGCATAATAAAATTATTATCATCGTAGCTCACCGCCCAAGCACAATTGAACTTGCTGATGAAGTCTTACATTTACAACTAGGGCAGATTATCAAACAAGAAACTCGCTCTAAAAAATAG
- a CDS encoding fumarate reductase iron-sulfur subunit, whose translation MSATQQKGRTLTIRALKFDPQSAVSKPHFREYQVEEAHSMTVFIALGMIREQQDPDLSFDFVCRAGICGSCAMMINGRPRLACKTLTQDFPDGVITLMPLPAFKLIKDLSVNTGEWFAGMTKRVESWIHTQHQPDISKLEVPIEPEVADEVFELDRCIECGCCIASCATKVMREDFVGAAGMNRIVRFMIDPHDERTDEDYYELVGNDDGVFGCMSLIACHDTCPKELPLQSKIAYLRRKMLSVGMK comes from the coding sequence ATGAGTGCAACACAACAAAAAGGAAGAACACTAACTATTCGAGCATTAAAGTTTGACCCACAAAGTGCAGTGTCGAAACCACATTTTCGTGAGTATCAGGTTGAAGAAGCTCATTCAATGACAGTTTTTATTGCATTGGGTATGATTAGAGAGCAACAAGACCCTGATTTAAGCTTTGATTTTGTATGTCGTGCTGGTATCTGCGGAAGCTGTGCAATGATGATTAACGGACGTCCAAGACTTGCGTGTAAAACACTTACTCAAGACTTCCCTGATGGTGTCATTACCCTTATGCCTCTCCCTGCATTTAAACTTATCAAAGATTTAAGCGTAAATACAGGCGAATGGTTTGCAGGTATGACAAAACGAGTAGAAAGCTGGATACATACTCAACATCAGCCCGATATTTCTAAACTTGAAGTGCCTATTGAACCTGAAGTAGCTGATGAAGTTTTTGAACTTGATAGATGTATTGAGTGTGGCTGTTGTATTGCAAGCTGTGCAACAAAAGTTATGCGCGAAGATTTTGTTGGTGCAGCTGGAATGAATCGGATTGTGCGATTTATGATTGACCCGCACGATGAGCGCACTGATGAGGATTATTATGAGCTTGTAGGTAACGATGATGGTGTATTTGGTTGTATGAGTCTTATTGCTTGCCACGATACTTGCCCAAAAGAACTTCCTCTACAGAGCAAAATTGCTTATTTGCGCCGCAAAATGCTTAGTGTAGGTATGAAATAA
- a CDS encoding phospholipase D family protein — protein sequence MQSIYSVFFSSTNIALLCLICLFIFAGCSSIVASTKDIKDPLALQSNPTPVFDPVLTAIGMPYQNKLKQNPTITGGMLVSDGLDAFLHRAYLARMAEKSIVLQTYIYKNDLASRILMHEIWLAAQRGVIVKMLIDDNGLDSDFSDIIALNSHPNIEVKIFNPYKNRSKILRYPEMVFDFNRINHRMHNKLFIVDDIALIIGGRNIADNYFDQNHHINFVDTDVLFIGNVAMEGKKNFYEYWNFHRSIPVSLLKFKTPLKKLKSSMESLKANPEWAHYEEKINTLIKKYKNKSFEVFWGNAVFIADKPEKIQDPQAPKPIAKALAKILNFTYNNLYISAAYFVPSKEGIKRFKTLIASGVDINILTNSLASTDSLVVYSAWERYRGTLIKEGANIYEYQYQGRGKSKLRDKISKSKASLHSKSIVFDDSITWIGSFNLDPRSTHLNTECVVIFDNPKFAKVFKADLMTDMESAWHVYNKNGKTLWEGDDESKTEIFTYPPDTGIWTRILKTLAKILPESQI from the coding sequence ATGCAATCTATTTATTCTGTCTTTTTTTCATCAACAAATATTGCTTTGCTTTGTCTTATATGTCTTTTTATCTTTGCTGGTTGTTCTTCTATTGTCGCTTCTACCAAAGACATTAAAGACCCACTTGCACTTCAATCAAATCCAACACCTGTTTTTGACCCTGTGCTCACTGCTATTGGTATGCCTTATCAGAATAAACTTAAACAAAACCCAACTATTACGGGAGGAATGCTCGTAAGTGATGGGTTAGACGCATTTTTGCATCGCGCTTATCTCGCTCGTATGGCAGAAAAAAGCATTGTTTTACAAACTTATATTTATAAAAATGACCTCGCTTCACGTATTCTTATGCACGAGATTTGGCTTGCTGCACAAAGAGGGGTGATTGTTAAAATGCTCATTGATGATAATGGATTAGATTCTGATTTTTCAGATATTATTGCTCTTAATTCTCACCCAAATATTGAAGTAAAAATCTTCAACCCCTATAAAAATCGCTCAAAAATCCTACGTTATCCAGAAATGGTGTTTGATTTTAATCGCATTAATCATCGTATGCACAATAAACTCTTTATTGTAGATGATATTGCCCTTATCATTGGTGGACGAAATATCGCAGATAATTATTTTGACCAAAATCATCATATTAATTTTGTTGATACCGATGTGCTTTTTATTGGTAATGTAGCAATGGAGGGCAAAAAAAATTTTTATGAATATTGGAATTTTCATCGCTCTATTCCTGTTTCACTTCTTAAATTCAAAACGCCACTTAAAAAACTTAAATCCTCTATGGAAAGTCTTAAAGCGAATCCTGAGTGGGCACATTATGAGGAAAAAATCAATACCCTTATTAAAAAATACAAAAACAAATCTTTTGAGGTATTTTGGGGCAACGCCGTGTTTATTGCTGATAAACCAGAAAAAATTCAAGACCCACAAGCGCCAAAACCCATTGCCAAAGCACTTGCAAAGATTCTCAACTTTACATATAACAATCTTTATATTTCTGCCGCCTATTTTGTGCCAAGCAAAGAGGGTATAAAACGTTTTAAAACCTTGATTGCTTCGGGTGTGGATATTAATATTCTTACAAATTCTCTTGCCTCTACGGATTCTCTTGTCGTATATAGTGCGTGGGAACGTTATCGTGGCACTCTTATTAAAGAGGGTGCAAATATATATGAATATCAATATCAAGGTAGAGGTAAATCAAAGTTACGTGATAAAATATCAAAGTCCAAAGCTTCTTTGCATAGTAAAAGCATTGTATTTGATGATTCTATTACTTGGATTGGGAGTTTTAATCTTGACCCACGTTCAACTCATCTCAATACTGAATGCGTTGTTATCTTTGATAATCCTAAATTTGCAAAAGTCTTTAAGGCTGATTTGATGACAGATATGGAAAGTGCGTGGCACGTATATAATAAAAATGGAAAAACGCTTTGGGAGGGAGATGATGAAAGCAAGACAGAGATTTTTACCTATCCTCCTGATACAGGGATTTGGACAAGGATTCTAAAAACACTTGCAAAAATTCTCCCTGAAAGCCAAATTTAA
- the thiS gene encoding sulfur carrier protein ThiS, producing the protein MSGHILLNGKDYEIDEQVTILSLIKKLNITHKAMAIAVNTQVVKKPLWESYILQNGDEVEILDFVGGG; encoded by the coding sequence ATGAGTGGGCATATATTATTGAATGGCAAGGACTATGAGATAGATGAGCAAGTAACGATTCTATCGCTTATAAAAAAGTTGAATATTACCCATAAGGCAATGGCGATTGCAGTTAATACACAGGTTGTAAAAAAGCCTTTATGGGAAAGCTATATATTACAAAATGGTGATGAAGTGGAGATTTTAGATTTTGTTGGTGGTGGATAA
- a CDS encoding fumarate reductase cytochrome b subunit: MREDKIIESYTGVTPQRKKSKIPAKLDFWQSATGLFLGLFMLAHLLFVSSILISKEAMYKVTKFFEGSMIFGEAGEPRLVSVIVAIVIIALVVHAFLALRKFPINYKQFLALRVHKDLMKHGDTSYWAIQAATGFAIFFLAMPHVFIMLTQPENIGPSASSYRFYHQDFYLLYALLLFAVEFHGSIGLYRLCIKWGWFEGLGIKALRAIKLALTAFCLILGIASYVAYMQIGHGLDSSYSIQEYRIIDEHTQGKGE, encoded by the coding sequence ATGCGAGAGGATAAAATAATTGAAAGCTACACAGGGGTAACACCTCAAAGAAAAAAGAGTAAAATCCCTGCCAAACTTGATTTTTGGCAAAGTGCAACAGGCCTATTCTTAGGGTTGTTTATGTTGGCACATTTACTTTTTGTATCAAGTATCTTAATCAGCAAAGAAGCGATGTATAAAGTTACAAAATTCTTTGAGGGCAGTATGATTTTTGGTGAGGCAGGCGAGCCACGTCTTGTTTCTGTTATTGTGGCTATTGTCATTATTGCTCTTGTAGTGCATGCGTTTTTGGCGTTGAGAAAATTCCCGATTAACTACAAACAATTTCTCGCCTTACGTGTTCATAAAGATTTAATGAAGCACGGGGATACAAGTTATTGGGCAATTCAAGCAGCGACAGGCTTTGCTATTTTCTTTTTGGCAATGCCACACGTATTCATAATGCTTACACAACCTGAAAATATCGGTCCAAGTGCAAGTTCATATAGATTCTATCACCAAGATTTCTATTTGCTTTATGCACTTTTACTTTTTGCTGTTGAATTTCACGGCTCTATTGGACTTTATCGGCTTTGTATTAAATGGGGCTGGTTTGAAGGGCTTGGAATCAAAGCATTACGTGCTATTAAGCTAGCTCTCACAGCATTCTGCCTTATACTTGGTATTGCTTCATATGTGGCGTATATGCAAATTGGACACGGACTAGATAGTAGCTACAGTATTCAGGAATATAGAATAATCGATGAGCACACACAAGGGAAAGGAGAGTAA
- a CDS encoding heavy metal translocating P-type ATPase, with the protein MKEASFYIEQMTCQACSSGIERSLKRKSFCQDIQVHLLSKKAHIVYDETQANLEDIFKLIAKMGYEPHLNDSTLDKRSTSKHTSFSLNALIESFDNRFLSTQTKLIVSIIATIIVVVLSWSEMFIGISLPYTLHYTLLLVLSLAVMHMGRMFYLRGFKALFARNPNMDSLIAISTSSAFLYSLQGTFNAHFHTYFDSVCVIITLVLVGKSIEERSKKNALDSASLLLQLNQKTLQKIQLPNNATLDIQTLSNAPCRTVTAQDIQQGDILKVLPGEMIMVDSIMIEGHSSIDTSAINGESLPLLAHKDDRLFSGSINLDGVLYVRAEKNAQQSTLAQILQLVQKAQESKAPIASLADKVAAFFVPLVICLAAGAGVFWWGMRDFEFGLSIFIATLVISCPCALGLATPMAILHAQAISNKMGVFFKDAKSFQTLSQITHIAFDKTGTLTQGLEIAQILSFDKHLSQQEIFNLAYTLESTSTHIIAQAFHTHPMSANVTLYPIINAQNIIGSGIKGTINDCEYWLGNAHLLPPHLRGELENLPQDDKIILYLATNERILAQFALQDHIKSDALSTLAHFREKNISFSLISGDNLLNTQKIAFALGITDFTALAKPQDKMRLLEQLNANNHKVLMVGDGINDVPALAYAHTSIAFASPQDIATQSADITIYNQHLMSIYNAYSLAKASILNIKQNLVFAFCYNIAFIPLAMGVLGGFGIFLHPMFCAFAMTCSSLSVVANAARLKAFKIL; encoded by the coding sequence ATGAAAGAGGCTTCTTTTTATATTGAACAAATGACTTGTCAAGCTTGTTCTAGTGGGATTGAGCGTAGTCTAAAGCGTAAAAGTTTTTGCCAAGACATACAAGTGCATCTTTTAAGTAAAAAAGCCCATATTGTATATGATGAAACGCAAGCAAACCTTGAAGATATTTTTAAACTCATAGCCAAAATGGGTTATGAGCCTCATTTAAATGATTCTACGCTTGATAAACGCTCTACCTCAAAACACACTTCATTTTCACTCAATGCTCTTATAGAATCTTTTGATAATCGTTTCTTATCTACTCAAACCAAACTCATTGTAAGCATAATCGCCACAATTATAGTTGTAGTGCTCTCTTGGAGTGAAATGTTTATAGGCATAAGTCTGCCATATACACTTCATTACACGCTTTTACTTGTTTTAAGCTTGGCAGTTATGCATATGGGAAGAATGTTTTATTTGCGTGGATTTAAAGCACTTTTTGCGCGAAATCCCAATATGGATTCTCTGATTGCCATAAGCACTTCTAGTGCATTTTTATACAGCTTACAAGGCACATTTAATGCACACTTTCATACATACTTTGATAGCGTATGCGTAATTATCACCCTTGTGCTTGTTGGAAAATCTATTGAAGAACGCTCCAAAAAAAATGCATTAGATAGTGCCTCGCTACTTTTGCAGCTTAACCAAAAAACGCTCCAAAAAATTCAACTCCCAAATAATGCCACACTTGATATTCAAACCCTATCAAATGCACCTTGCAGGACAGTTACTGCACAAGATATTCAACAAGGAGATATACTTAAAGTCTTACCTGGTGAAATGATTATGGTAGATTCTATAATGATAGAGGGACATTCAAGCATAGATACATCTGCTATTAATGGTGAATCACTCCCTCTTTTAGCTCATAAAGATGATAGACTTTTTTCAGGGAGCATAAACCTTGATGGCGTGCTGTATGTGCGTGCAGAAAAAAATGCACAGCAATCTACTCTTGCACAGATTCTACAACTTGTGCAAAAAGCTCAAGAAAGTAAAGCACCTATCGCCTCACTTGCGGATAAGGTGGCAGCATTTTTTGTGCCGCTTGTAATATGTTTGGCAGCAGGTGCTGGTGTATTTTGGTGGGGTATGAGAGATTTTGAATTTGGGCTTAGTATTTTTATCGCTACTCTTGTTATTTCTTGCCCGTGCGCACTTGGGCTTGCTACACCAATGGCGATTCTCCACGCACAAGCTATTTCAAATAAAATGGGCGTTTTTTTTAAAGATGCTAAAAGCTTTCAAACACTCAGTCAAATCACACATATTGCATTTGATAAAACAGGCACACTCACTCAAGGACTGGAAATAGCACAGATTCTCTCTTTTGATAAGCACTTGAGCCAACAAGAAATTTTTAATCTCGCCTACACTTTAGAATCCACAAGCACACATATTATTGCCCAAGCTTTTCACACTCACCCTATGAGTGCAAATGTTACGCTTTACCCCATTATAAATGCACAAAATATCATAGGCAGCGGTATTAAAGGCACTATTAATGATTGTGAATATTGGCTTGGTAATGCCCATTTGCTTCCACCACATCTTAGAGGTGAGCTTGAAAATCTCCCGCAAGATGATAAAATCATACTTTATCTTGCTACAAATGAGCGCATTTTGGCACAATTTGCATTACAAGACCATATCAAATCCGATGCACTTTCCACCCTTGCACATTTTAGAGAAAAAAATATAAGCTTTAGTCTTATAAGTGGGGATAATCTCCTCAATACACAAAAAATTGCCTTTGCTCTAGGTATTACAGATTTTACCGCCTTAGCAAAACCTCAAGATAAAATGCGCCTCCTTGAACAGCTTAATGCAAACAATCACAAAGTTCTTATGGTTGGCGATGGGATTAATGATGTGCCTGCTCTTGCTTATGCACATACTTCCATTGCTTTTGCCTCGCCTCAAGATATTGCTACACAAAGTGCCGATATTACTATTTACAATCAACATTTAATGAGTATTTATAACGCATACTCTCTTGCAAAAGCCAGTATTTTAAATATAAAACAGAATCTTGTTTTCGCTTTTTGCTATAATATTGCTTTTATTCCTCTAGCAATGGGTGTATTAGGGGGATTTGGCATATTCTTACACCCGATGTTTTGCGCATTTGCAATGACCTGCTCAAGCCTAAGTGTCGTTGCCAATGCTGCAAGATTAAAAGCATTTAAAATTTTATAA
- a CDS encoding copper ion binding protein, with product MTTTLSVSGMRCGKCVDKIEKFIGEIEGVSLIDVNLEKSQVKIEFNAPATQELISEAILDAGFGIDENNS from the coding sequence ATGACAACGACTCTATCAGTAAGTGGTATGCGCTGTGGGAAATGTGTAGATAAAATTGAAAAATTTATCGGAGAAATAGAAGGCGTAAGCCTTATTGATGTAAATTTGGAAAAAAGCCAAGTTAAAATAGAATTTAATGCCCCTGCTACGCAAGAGCTTATTTCAGAAGCTATCCTTGATGCAGGATTTGGAATAGATGAGAACAATTCTTGA
- a CDS encoding fumarate reductase flavoprotein subunit has translation MKVVYSDALIIGGGLAGLRASIAAKQAGLNTIVLSLVPVKRSHSAAAQGGMQASLGNSVKSDGDNEDLHFADTVKGSDWGCDQNVARMFVTTAPKAIRQLAGFGVPWTRIQKGDRPAVINGEKVTITEDDFRHGYIHSRDFGGTKKWRTCYTADATGHTMLYAVANEAYKLGVDIQDRKEAISLIHQDGRCYGAVVRDLVTGELIAYVSKGTLLATGGYGRVYRNTTNAVICEGTGAAIAMETGVAKLGNMEAVQFHPTPIVPSGILLTEGCRGDGGVLRDVDGYRFMPDYEPEKKELASRDVVSRRMLEHIRNGKGVKSPYGDHLWLDISILGRAHVERNLRDVQDICKTFAGIDPATPGVWAPVRPMQHYSMGGIRTDYRGETYLKGLFAAGEVACWDLHGFNRLGGNSVSEAVVAGMIIGEYFTEYCQGANLDVQTTLLEKFVKKEEEYLASLLNSTGNEDVYVLKNAMKDIMDNDVGIFRDGKSLQEAVNKLEDLYKRSKNVRVQNKKLHNNPELEDAYRTPKMLKIALCVAKGALDRTESRGAHTREDYPKRDDANWLKRTLTSWEDPNQTLPTVTYEDLDIMKMEIAPGFRGYGAKGMIIEHPNSAIRQAEIEKITQEIQAKGGDRYALQEALMPFNLQPQFKARNQRLGDK, from the coding sequence ATGAAAGTAGTATATTCAGATGCACTGATTATTGGCGGTGGTTTAGCAGGACTTCGTGCTTCTATTGCAGCAAAACAGGCAGGGCTTAACACCATTGTGCTTTCTCTTGTGCCAGTCAAAAGAAGCCATTCAGCGGCTGCTCAAGGTGGTATGCAAGCAAGTCTAGGTAATTCTGTAAAAAGTGATGGTGATAATGAAGATCTACACTTTGCAGACACGGTAAAAGGAAGTGATTGGGGTTGTGATCAAAATGTAGCAAGAATGTTTGTTACTACCGCACCAAAAGCAATTCGCCAACTAGCAGGTTTTGGGGTGCCTTGGACAAGAATCCAAAAAGGCGACCGCCCTGCAGTTATTAACGGCGAAAAAGTAACAATTACAGAAGATGATTTTAGACACGGTTATATTCATTCACGCGATTTTGGTGGAACAAAAAAATGGCGAACTTGTTATACCGCCGATGCTACTGGACATACAATGCTTTATGCAGTAGCAAACGAAGCTTACAAACTCGGTGTAGATATTCAAGATAGGAAAGAGGCTATCTCTCTTATCCATCAAGATGGGAGATGTTATGGAGCCGTAGTGCGTGATTTGGTAACAGGAGAACTTATAGCTTATGTATCTAAAGGCACTTTACTCGCTACAGGAGGCTATGGTAGAGTATATCGCAACACTACAAATGCCGTTATCTGTGAAGGAACAGGTGCAGCTATTGCAATGGAAACAGGCGTAGCAAAACTTGGGAATATGGAAGCTGTGCAGTTTCACCCTACTCCGATTGTGCCAAGTGGAATCCTCCTTACAGAAGGTTGTCGTGGCGATGGTGGTGTTCTACGTGATGTTGATGGCTACCGCTTTATGCCTGATTATGAGCCAGAGAAAAAAGAACTTGCAAGTCGTGATGTTGTCTCAAGAAGAATGCTTGAACATATCCGCAATGGTAAAGGCGTAAAATCTCCTTATGGCGACCACTTATGGCTTGATATCTCTATCTTAGGACGTGCTCACGTAGAGAGAAACTTGCGTGATGTGCAAGATATTTGTAAAACATTTGCAGGAATTGACCCTGCAACACCGGGTGTTTGGGCTCCCGTGCGACCAATGCAGCACTACTCTATGGGCGGTATCCGTACAGATTATAGAGGAGAAACTTACCTTAAAGGGCTATTTGCTGCTGGTGAAGTAGCTTGTTGGGACCTACACGGATTCAATCGTCTTGGCGGAAACTCTGTAAGCGAAGCTGTAGTAGCTGGTATGATTATTGGAGAATACTTTACAGAATACTGCCAAGGAGCAAACCTTGATGTCCAAACAACCTTGCTTGAAAAATTTGTCAAAAAAGAAGAAGAATATCTCGCTTCATTGCTTAATAGCACAGGAAATGAAGATGTCTATGTGCTTAAAAATGCTATGAAAGACATTATGGATAATGATGTGGGAATCTTCCGTGATGGCAAAAGTTTGCAAGAGGCTGTGAATAAACTTGAAGATCTCTATAAACGCAGTAAGAATGTTCGTGTGCAAAACAAAAAACTTCATAACAATCCCGAGCTTGAAGATGCTTACCGCACACCAAAAATGCTTAAAATTGCATTATGTGTTGCAAAAGGTGCACTTGATAGAACAGAATCTCGTGGTGCACATACACGCGAAGATTATCCAAAACGTGATGATGCGAATTGGTTAAAACGTACACTTACAAGCTGGGAAGACCCAAATCAAACATTACCAACGGTTACTTATGAAGATTTGGATATTATGAAAATGGAAATTGCACCCGGCTTCCGTGGCTATGGCGCAAAAGGTATGATTATTGAACATCCAAATAGTGCTATTCGCCAAGCTGAGATTGAGAAAATTACACAAGAGATTCAAGCAAAGGGCGGTGATAGATATGCCTTGCAAGAAGCCTTGATGCCTTTCAATCTCCAACCACAATTTAAAGCAAGAAACCAACGACTAGGAGATAAGTAA